From the Limisphaerales bacterium genome, the window CTCGCGCAACCCCAATAGTGCCCATCCGATATCAGCGCACGAGCGTGTATTCTACACGCAATGCGTGAAAATCAGCCCACTGGGCACCCCCTAGATTTTGGGTTTTGCTCTTTTTAGGTTGGGTTTCTTGTTATTAAAAAATGGCACAAAACTTGCGGCCATTGTTTGGTGGACTTGTGTCCATAATCAAAAAACCCGTGCCCGCGAAGGCATGCAACCCAAAACCTGAAAAACTACAAACTATGAAAACCCAGACAAATAAGGGATTTACCCTGATTGAGCTTCTGGTGGTCATTGCCATTATCGGCATCTTAGCCAGTATGCTTCTTCCCACCTTAGCCAAGGCCAAGAAGAAAGCCAACCGCATGAAATGCGCCAGCCAAGTCGGTCAAATCAGTAAAGCCTACATCGGACACGCAACCGACATGGAAACCTTTCCGTGGTTGATGATGGATCGCGACAATATGGCTATGTACACGCCTGATTATAAAAACTCGGCCTACCAAACCACCGCCCATTACACCTCATACGGAGACGACTCCATGAAGAATGGGCCAGACCCCGTAAGAACCGGGTTCCGTTGGATTTGGGCCTACCATGTCGGAGATATCCGCTTCGTGCTCATGATGCCAACCATCCGCCGCGCGCTCGACAATGCCAA encodes:
- a CDS encoding type II secretion system protein; translated protein: MKTQTNKGFTLIELLVVIAIIGILASMLLPTLAKAKKKANRMKCASQVGQISKAYIGHATDMETFPWLMMDRDNMAMYTPDYKNSAYQTTAHYTSYGDDSMKNGPDPVRTGFRWIWAYHVGDIRFVLMMPTIRRALDNAKMIGSPSDPKAKRYNQREATRGKIDGGNWGYATTRNFHYVHTYAGSYGHHHAGDDQSPEINAQYDAQLHGWGPHLGLSSPRQIHRLERKCSPSSTLG